The nucleotide window TTGTTAAATGTAAGTGCGCTCTGATAGAAACTGCAGCCGGTATATCTCTGGCCTATGATGTCCCAGTAAGCCTGAAGTTCACCGTTCTCGCCAGGTCTTCCGTGAATGATGTTGAAGCAGACATCAAATTTCACTTTATAACCGCTGTCCAGATCCACGCTGAAGTCTGATTTATTGATTTCCACCTTCACATTATGATCATCTACAAAGTACCACTTCTCTTTAAGGATCACTACCCTGTATACATTATAAAGTTCACGGTCCAGCGACTCGTAGATAAGTTGCCCGCTTTTCAGGGAAACCACGTATTCATCAGAATAACCGCCCATTACAACGGCCACATTTTTCTTGTCCATAATAAATCACACAGTGAGGAGGCAAATTTACAGAAATTGTTTATTTATAATCCGACAGCAGGCTAATTTAGTGACCTAATGTGCAGTAAAGGTACGCAGGCGCAGCTGATTGCAGTGAAACATTCTAAAATTATTATTTATATTTGCCGCTACATTTAAAGTAAAAACCATGCTGAAATCACTTTTCCATTGGAAAGTTCTGGTAAACCTTGTGCTGGCCGCAGTAATCTTCATCGGCCTGGTATGGCTGACCTTTCGCTGGTTGGAGCTCCATACCAATCACGGTAAGGAAATACCGGTTCCCAATGTAATGAACAGGTCTGTTCATGAAGCTATCAAGATCCTGGATGACCAGGGATTGGAATATAAGGTGGACAGCGGTACATATGATCCAAAGTACAAACCATTTCAGGTACTTAATATGTTTCCCAAGCCGGGTTCCCGCGTGAAGAACGGCCGTATAATAGAAGTTCGTGTGAACCCGCGTACATGGGGTAAAGTTACTATTCCTGATATTCTGGACCGTTACAAAGGCCTGGCGTTCCGCCGTCTGGCGCAGGTGGGTCTTAAAGTCGGTGATACCATATTTGAGCCAAGCATACAGAGAGATGCAGTGATCCGAATGCTTCATAACGGCGTGGTAATAAAACCGGGCAGCCAGCTCCCTAGATTTTCCACCATTGACCTGGTGATCGGTGCAGGTCCGAAAAGGAATATTGCAATCCCAAACCTGGTGGGGCTGACAGTTGCTCAGGCGAAAGCCATCGTGGCCAATAATCTTTTTGAAATAGGTCTTGTGGAATACGAGGACGGTAAAGGTGATGATACTGATATAGTGTATTATCAGGATCCTGCAGGCGGCGACCTTCGTGACCAGGGGATGCAGGTAGACCTCTGGGCGAGTAAAAAATCGCCTGCTGAAATGAGCGGAAGGATTTCCCAGCTCAATTCCATGTACAGGGTAAAGATTGATACTACGCTTCCGCCGGTAAGGTATGAGGAAATTCCTGTTTATCAGGAGCCTACATTTGAAGCCCCACGCAGGCAACCTGCGGAACCGAAACCTGCAACTCCAACTTCGCCCACGAATACACCTGCGGAAAATACTTCAAAAAAACCTTCCAATAATTCTGGAACGGCCGTACCTAAGTCAGAACCTGCCAGCGGTAAACAACCAGCTGCAACTCCTGCCAACAAAACTGCCGAAAAGCCCAAAGTAAAGAAAGTGGTAGAGTAATAGTAAATTACCGGGGTTTCAGCATCTGCGAAGCCTGTATTAAACTAATATGTTAGAGGATAGCGAAGAATTATTTGAAGAAGACTTGCCGGAATCCGAAGCGGATAGCGGTGAAAACAGTGGGCTGTTTGAACATCTGAGCTTAAAGGTAGACAGAGGACAGGAACCTTTGCGGATAGACAAGTACCTGCTTAACTTCCGCCAGAATTCTTCAAGAAATAAAATTTCCCAAACCTGCCGGGCCGGCAATGTGGTTGTGAACGGGAGTGTGGTCAAGCAAAACTACAGGGTGAAACCCGGAGATGAAATCTCTGTTCTGCTGGCGCGTCCGCCGCGGGTAAATGTAGTTGTGCCGCAGGAAATTCCGATTAATATTATTTACGAAGATGACGACCTGGTTGTTGTAGACAAAGAAGCGGGAATGGTGGTTCATCCGGGCCACGGCAACTGGGACGGAACCCTGGTTAATGCCCTGGCGTTCCACTTTGAAAAGAACGGCGTAAAGTCCGATCTGGACCGCGTGGGTCTGGTTCACAGGATAGATAAAGATACCTCCGGGCTTCTGGTAGTGGCTAAGAACGAGTATG belongs to Chryseobacterium sp. and includes:
- a CDS encoding RluA family pseudouridine synthase gives rise to the protein MLEDSEELFEEDLPESEADSGENSGLFEHLSLKVDRGQEPLRIDKYLLNFRQNSSRNKISQTCRAGNVVVNGSVVKQNYRVKPGDEISVLLARPPRVNVVVPQEIPINIIYEDDDLVVVDKEAGMVVHPGHGNWDGTLVNALAFHFEKNGVKSDLDRVGLVHRIDKDTSGLLVVAKNEYALSFLAKQFFDRKTKRLYWAFVWGNMENDEGTITGHIGRHPKNRMQMTVYEDGSQGKHAVSHYRVLERFRYMTWIECKLETGRTHQIRAHFKHIGHTLFNDERYEGHIPLRGENLPKYRQFINNVFDILPRHALHAHTLGFVHPVTKKEMYFESPMPADMDAAVKKWRNYLEK
- a CDS encoding PASTA domain-containing protein; translated protein: MLKSLFHWKVLVNLVLAAVIFIGLVWLTFRWLELHTNHGKEIPVPNVMNRSVHEAIKILDDQGLEYKVDSGTYDPKYKPFQVLNMFPKPGSRVKNGRIIEVRVNPRTWGKVTIPDILDRYKGLAFRRLAQVGLKVGDTIFEPSIQRDAVIRMLHNGVVIKPGSQLPRFSTIDLVIGAGPKRNIAIPNLVGLTVAQAKAIVANNLFEIGLVEYEDGKGDDTDIVYYQDPAGGDLRDQGMQVDLWASKKSPAEMSGRISQLNSMYRVKIDTTLPPVRYEEIPVYQEPTFEAPRRQPAEPKPATPTSPTNTPAENTSKKPSNNSGTAVPKSEPASGKQPAATPANKTAEKPKVKKVVE